A stretch of the Chitiniphilus purpureus genome encodes the following:
- a CDS encoding phage tail tape measure protein: MNRDLRLQVVLSAIDRVTAPLKRIRAGGGDAAKGLKAARDQLAALEKSQRLAEQFTSIGIAAGAMGRKLKEAEAELAALRRQAAPGERQLAALNARIEQGRAALDAHRAAQRAADAATRKTRGEVAKLTAEHEKNQVAIRAMRTGMGDASGVTDNQKRAHNELVAAQQRTLASLRAAEAQLVKDKGARLEAIKAVEQQRQVLGQLSAELGGAKKAHSDIADKMKAVGREVEKLSANYGKQRQDLARLKDVLGQNGITTHALGAHQLKLRRDVAAATAEIERQSKTVAEASQRMERLEKLKAGHAKAMLHTGMVGGAGYAMLAAGQAGQRAMMKPIGAYAEAEDARTQLRVSMMGANGKAAAEFAKIDALATKLGDRLPGTTADFQNMMTMLVRQGVPARNILAGVGEATALLGVQLKMAPDQAAEFTAKLQDATRTANGDMLALTDTIQRAFYLGVDPSNMLEAYKGLGPVMDMIKQKGLAGANAMAPFVVMMDQAGMRGESAGNAIRKVVAGSLNVGKIAKAQADLRAATGVRLNLDFTNGKGEFGGFDKMMKELTKLRGLNTVTRLQVLKDIYGDDKETNEVLSKIIEKGQAGYDDVLQRMRDQASLQQRVNEQLGTLKNLWEAASGTATNMLAAFGEAIAPELKALTEWIGRTASAVRTWAVENPRLAGTLMKVLGIAALLITALGGVAVAAASVLGPMLLSRFILARAGLALFGLGSGARAATAGLSLAQRALVALPGMLGNAWRLIRIFGQGMLWLGRALMLNPVGLAITMIAGAVYLLWRYWAQVDAAFRQHPILNYVFPVIGAARALINNWGQVSGFFRAVWAELQGAAGGGLSGIGVLILNWSPLGLFHRAFAAVLSWFGIDIPAKFTDFGRMLIDGLIGGINQKWEALKARLTALGNSISGSVKDVLRIRSPSRVFATIGGHTMAGLQQGLERNQQGPLAAVLDTARRLTVAGSGITLGALSGPAAADGSPLRIDTRPPLATQAGGIQIAGDQITIEIKVGPGQQVGELRQMLAQLLDEREHAKAARLRSALSDRD; encoded by the coding sequence ATGAATCGCGATCTGCGCCTTCAGGTGGTGCTGAGCGCGATTGACCGGGTAACCGCACCGCTCAAGCGTATTCGCGCCGGCGGCGGCGATGCCGCCAAGGGGCTCAAGGCTGCCCGCGATCAGCTGGCCGCGCTGGAGAAGTCGCAGCGGCTGGCCGAGCAATTCACCAGCATCGGCATCGCCGCCGGTGCCATGGGGCGCAAACTCAAGGAAGCCGAGGCCGAGCTGGCCGCCCTGCGGCGCCAGGCCGCGCCAGGCGAGCGCCAGCTGGCCGCGCTCAATGCCCGTATCGAGCAGGGCCGGGCTGCGCTCGACGCACATCGAGCCGCCCAGCGTGCCGCCGACGCAGCCACGCGCAAAACGCGTGGCGAGGTGGCAAAGCTCACTGCCGAGCATGAGAAAAATCAGGTCGCAATCCGCGCCATGAGAACCGGCATGGGCGACGCCAGCGGCGTCACCGACAACCAGAAGCGCGCCCACAACGAACTCGTTGCCGCCCAGCAGCGCACCCTGGCCAGCCTGCGGGCGGCCGAAGCGCAGCTGGTCAAGGACAAGGGCGCCAGGCTGGAAGCGATCAAGGCAGTCGAGCAGCAGCGCCAGGTGCTCGGCCAATTGAGTGCCGAGCTGGGCGGGGCCAAGAAGGCGCACAGCGACATCGCGGACAAGATGAAGGCAGTTGGGCGCGAAGTGGAAAAACTGAGCGCAAACTATGGCAAACAGCGCCAGGACCTGGCCCGTCTCAAGGACGTACTCGGGCAAAACGGCATCACGACCCATGCGCTGGGCGCCCATCAGCTCAAGCTCAGGCGCGATGTCGCTGCTGCCACGGCCGAAATCGAGCGTCAGAGCAAGACTGTCGCCGAAGCCTCCCAGCGCATGGAGCGCCTGGAAAAGCTCAAGGCTGGCCACGCCAAGGCCATGCTGCACACCGGCATGGTCGGCGGCGCCGGCTACGCCATGCTCGCTGCCGGCCAGGCCGGGCAGCGTGCCATGATGAAACCGATTGGCGCCTACGCCGAGGCCGAGGATGCACGCACCCAGCTGCGTGTCTCAATGATGGGGGCCAACGGCAAGGCAGCGGCCGAGTTCGCCAAGATTGATGCGCTGGCCACCAAACTTGGTGACCGTCTGCCTGGCACCACGGCCGATTTCCAGAACATGATGACCATGCTGGTGCGCCAGGGCGTCCCGGCGCGGAACATCCTGGCCGGCGTCGGCGAAGCCACCGCGCTGCTGGGCGTGCAACTCAAGATGGCGCCGGACCAGGCTGCGGAGTTCACCGCCAAATTGCAGGACGCCACCCGCACCGCCAACGGCGACATGCTGGCGCTCACCGACACCATTCAACGTGCGTTCTACCTGGGTGTCGATCCGAGCAACATGCTCGAAGCCTACAAGGGTCTCGGCCCGGTGATGGACATGATCAAGCAGAAGGGCCTGGCCGGTGCCAACGCCATGGCCCCGTTCGTGGTGATGATGGATCAGGCCGGCATGCGCGGCGAATCCGCCGGCAACGCCATCCGCAAGGTCGTGGCCGGCTCGCTCAACGTCGGCAAGATCGCCAAGGCCCAGGCCGACCTGCGCGCAGCCACCGGCGTGCGCCTGAATCTTGACTTCACCAATGGCAAGGGCGAGTTCGGCGGCTTCGACAAGATGATGAAGGAGCTCACCAAGCTGCGCGGCCTCAATACCGTTACGCGGCTACAGGTGCTGAAAGACATCTACGGCGACGACAAGGAAACCAACGAAGTCCTCTCCAAGATCATCGAGAAGGGCCAAGCCGGCTACGACGACGTGTTGCAGCGCATGCGCGATCAAGCCAGCTTGCAACAGCGCGTGAACGAACAGCTCGGCACGCTCAAGAACCTGTGGGAAGCCGCCAGCGGCACCGCCACCAACATGCTGGCCGCCTTCGGCGAAGCCATCGCCCCGGAGCTGAAGGCGCTCACGGAGTGGATCGGCAGGACGGCCAGCGCTGTACGCACCTGGGCAGTAGAGAATCCGCGCCTCGCCGGTACGCTGATGAAGGTGCTGGGCATCGCCGCACTGCTGATCACCGCCCTCGGTGGCGTCGCAGTGGCTGCCGCATCCGTACTCGGCCCCATGCTGCTATCGCGCTTCATCCTGGCGCGCGCCGGGCTGGCGCTGTTCGGCCTGGGTAGCGGCGCCCGGGCGGCCACCGCCGGGCTATCGCTGGCGCAGCGGGCACTGGTAGCGCTGCCGGGCATGCTGGGCAATGCCTGGCGGCTGATCCGCATTTTTGGGCAGGGCATGCTCTGGCTCGGCCGTGCGCTGATGTTGAACCCGGTCGGGCTGGCCATCACCATGATCGCCGGTGCCGTATATCTGCTGTGGCGCTACTGGGCTCAGGTGGACGCCGCGTTCCGGCAACACCCCATCCTGAATTACGTATTCCCCGTGATCGGCGCGGCCCGTGCGCTGATCAACAACTGGGGCCAGGTGTCCGGCTTCTTTCGTGCGGTATGGGCCGAGCTGCAGGGCGCCGCCGGCGGCGGCCTCTCAGGCATCGGCGTGCTGATCCTCAACTGGTCACCGCTGGGGCTGTTCCACCGGGCCTTCGCCGCCGTGCTGTCGTGGTTCGGAATCGACATTCCCGCCAAATTCACGGATTTTGGCCGCATGCTGATCGATGGCCTGATTGGGGGCATCAACCAGAAATGGGAAGCCCTGAAGGCGCGGCTCACTGCACTGGGCAATAGCATCAGTGGCTCAGTAAAGGATGTGCTTCGCATCCGCTCACCATCGCGGGTATTCGCCACCATCGGCGGCCACACCATGGCCGGCTTGCAGCAGGGCCTGGAGCGCAACCAGCAAGGCCCGCTGGCCGCGGTCCTGGATACGGCCAGGCGGCTCACCGTCGCCGGCAGTGGCATCACCCTGGGCGCCTTGTCTGGGCCAGCGGCAGCCGACGGCAGCCCGCTGCGTATCGACACCCGCCCACCGCTGGCCACGCAGGCCGGGGGCATTCAGATCGCGGGCGATCAGATCACCATCGAAATCAAGGTCGGGCCAGGACAGCAGGTGGGCGAACTGCGGCAGATGCTGGCGCAGCTGCTGGATGAACGCGAGCACGCCAAGGCGGCACGGCTGCGCTCGGCCTTGTCGGATCGGGATTGA
- a CDS encoding phage tail protein, which yields MMMALGMFVFGLRSVPYQELQRQLAWRHASTARVGLRPARQYLGKDDETITLSGVLLPQLTGGPASLAELETMGDEGAAWPLLDGEGHIYGLYVIESLQTTASLFFSDGTARRIEFSLVLKRIDDDAIDQLGTPPHAERAA from the coding sequence ATGATGATGGCACTGGGAATGTTCGTGTTTGGGCTGCGCAGCGTGCCCTATCAGGAACTGCAGCGACAACTCGCCTGGCGGCACGCCAGCACCGCCCGCGTGGGGTTGCGGCCGGCCCGGCAATACCTGGGCAAGGATGACGAAACGATCACGCTCTCCGGCGTGCTGCTACCGCAGCTCACCGGCGGCCCGGCGTCGCTGGCCGAGCTCGAAACCATGGGCGACGAGGGCGCGGCCTGGCCGCTGCTGGATGGCGAAGGCCACATCTACGGCCTCTACGTGATCGAATCGCTCCAGACCACGGCCAGCCTGTTCTTCAGCGACGGCACCGCCCGCCGCATCGAATTCAGCCTGGTGCTCAAGCGCATCGACGACGACGCCATCGACCAGCTGGGCACGCCGCCGCACGCCGAAAGGGCCGCATGA
- a CDS encoding type II toxin-antitoxin system HicB family antitoxin, which yields MDNVLEYRGYHGSVEFSAEDRCFFGKLLFINDVIMYDGTSVDELEAAFRSQVDAYLAHCEERGAEPNKPCKGQFNVRVSPELHQKLAVLAVSRRTSLNDVVKEALECHVRKPDTVEHKHHHVHVMQTTTRSPVEMVEQLSASVRPSAFLEPSGIDIGETQWLQPSH from the coding sequence ATGGATAACGTGCTGGAGTACCGGGGGTATCACGGCTCGGTTGAGTTCAGCGCCGAAGACCGCTGCTTTTTTGGGAAGCTGCTGTTCATCAACGATGTGATCATGTACGACGGCACCTCCGTCGATGAGCTTGAAGCAGCCTTCCGCAGCCAGGTAGATGCCTACCTTGCACACTGCGAGGAGCGCGGCGCAGAGCCGAACAAGCCGTGCAAGGGACAGTTCAACGTGCGCGTATCGCCAGAGCTACACCAGAAGCTGGCTGTGCTGGCCGTGAGTAGGCGCACCTCGCTGAATGATGTGGTGAAGGAGGCGCTGGAGTGCCATGTGCGCAAGCCGGATACGGTGGAACACAAGCATCACCATGTGCATGTGATGCAGACGACGACACGATCCCCCGTCGAGATGGTGGAGCAGCTTTCTGCCAGTGTCCGCCCCAGTGCCTTTCTTGAACCGAGCGGAATTGATATTGGAGAAACGCAGTGGCTCCAACCTTCGCACTAG
- a CDS encoding type II toxin-antitoxin system HicA family toxin, which translates to MTKNDKRLQRLKTIPADYHWDELRALLESLDWTLVQSGGGSHCFFEHVSGRRLNTYRPHPGGIMKRYQLKEVVALLDEMGV; encoded by the coding sequence ATGACCAAGAACGACAAGCGCCTGCAACGCCTGAAAACCATCCCAGCGGACTACCACTGGGACGAGCTGCGCGCCTTGTTGGAATCGTTGGACTGGACCTTGGTCCAATCAGGCGGCGGCTCTCACTGCTTCTTCGAGCATGTGTCTGGCCGCCGCTTGAACACTTACCGACCGCACCCAGGCGGCATCATGAAGCGCTACCAGCTCAAGGAAGTAGTTGCTTTGCTCGATGAGATGGGTGTGTGA
- a CDS encoding helix-turn-helix domain-containing protein, translating into MTFGHRLRAERERVGLNQKEFGAIGGVSKTTQLNYEADERHPDTKYLDAIAAHGVDLVFLLTGRRDPYANNPEHQLLLGAYGTASPELRQAALRVLLSGQAVPAAGSVTQTASGAHATNVSGSHNTVNSPSPTTHVAGDIGQQVAGNVTVKGGFNMGGKKK; encoded by the coding sequence ATGACCTTTGGTCATCGGCTACGTGCCGAGCGAGAGCGAGTGGGGCTGAATCAAAAGGAATTCGGGGCCATCGGGGGCGTCTCGAAAACGACCCAGCTCAACTACGAAGCCGACGAACGGCACCCCGATACCAAATACTTAGATGCGATCGCTGCCCACGGAGTGGACCTTGTCTTCCTTCTGACCGGACGCCGCGACCCATATGCCAACAACCCCGAGCACCAGCTGCTGCTCGGTGCCTATGGCACCGCCTCGCCCGAGCTGCGCCAAGCCGCGCTGCGCGTGCTGCTGTCCGGCCAAGCCGTGCCCGCCGCCGGCTCCGTGACGCAAACCGCGTCCGGCGCCCACGCCACCAACGTGAGCGGCAGCCACAACACGGTGAACAGCCCAAGCCCCACCACGCACGTGGCCGGCGACATCGGCCAACAGGTAGCGGGGAATGTGACGGTGAAGGGTGGCTTCAACATGGGTGGGAAGAAAAAATGA
- a CDS encoding HigA family addiction module antitoxin, whose protein sequence is MAIAAPKNGMRPVHPGEVLREDYLKPLHISANALAKALHVPASRINDIVLGRRGITVDTALRLVRYFGGDVQSWINLQTAYDIKVAEQTIAADIEREVQPMAA, encoded by the coding sequence ATGGCTATTGCTGCCCCCAAGAATGGCATGCGGCCCGTCCACCCGGGCGAGGTGCTGCGCGAGGATTACCTCAAGCCGTTGCATATCTCCGCCAACGCCCTGGCCAAGGCGCTGCATGTGCCCGCCTCGCGCATCAACGACATCGTGCTGGGGCGGCGTGGCATCACCGTCGACACCGCCCTGCGCCTGGTGCGCTACTTCGGCGGCGACGTGCAAAGCTGGATCAACCTGCAAACGGCCTATGACATCAAGGTGGCCGAGCAGACCATCGCGGCGGACATCGAACGCGAAGTGCAGCCGATGGCGGCGTGA
- a CDS encoding phage tail assembly protein: protein MSQQTATITLDTALVRGEQTIATLTLRKPNAGELRGISLVELTRLEAGALITLLPRITEPTLLPEEARRLDPADLLQCGTEVTNFLLPKAVKAEFQIA, encoded by the coding sequence ATGAGCCAACAAACCGCAACCATCACCCTCGATACCGCCCTCGTCCGCGGTGAACAGACCATCGCCACGCTCACCCTGCGCAAGCCGAATGCCGGCGAACTGCGTGGCATCTCGCTGGTCGAGCTCACCCGCCTGGAAGCCGGCGCGCTGATCACCCTGCTGCCCCGGATCACCGAGCCCACCCTATTGCCCGAGGAAGCACGCCGGCTCGATCCGGCTGATCTGCTGCAGTGTGGTACCGAGGTGACCAATTTTTTGCTGCCGAAAGCAGTGAAAGCGGAATTCCAGATCGCGTAG
- a CDS encoding GpE family phage tail protein gives MADIATVFHWPPQAMDAMPVSELMAWRERARVRCGSDGA, from the coding sequence ATGGCGGACATCGCTACCGTGTTCCACTGGCCCCCCCAGGCCATGGATGCGATGCCAGTGTCCGAGCTGATGGCCTGGCGCGAGCGTGCCCGCGTCCGCTGCGGCAGTGACGGGGCGTGA
- a CDS encoding type II toxin-antitoxin system RelE/ParE family toxin gives MIRSFADQATADLFAGKRVARFANIASVATRKLQQLDSAATLNALRAPPGNRLEQLHGDRAGQHSIRINDQWRVCFVWTAEGVEHVEIVDYH, from the coding sequence ATGATTCGATCCTTCGCCGACCAAGCGACTGCGGATTTGTTTGCCGGGAAGCGCGTTGCCCGGTTTGCCAATATCGCCAGCGTGGCCACCCGCAAACTGCAGCAGCTCGATAGCGCAGCCACCCTCAATGCCCTGCGAGCCCCGCCGGGCAATCGGCTGGAGCAGCTGCACGGCGATCGGGCCGGCCAGCACAGCATCCGCATCAACGATCAGTGGCGCGTGTGCTTTGTCTGGACCGCTGAAGGGGTCGAGCACGTCGAAATCGTGGACTACCACTAG
- a CDS encoding YdcA family protein translates to MQPRFIALFAAALCLTLPAAQARNYPCSGKKGGVSHCQGDKFVCNDGSISQSKKVCRR, encoded by the coding sequence ATGCAGCCCAGATTCATCGCCCTGTTCGCCGCCGCCCTCTGCCTGACCCTGCCAGCAGCGCAGGCCCGAAACTACCCCTGCTCCGGCAAGAAAGGCGGCGTGTCGCACTGCCAAGGCGACAAGTTCGTCTGCAATGACGGCTCCATATCACAATCCAAGAAGGTTTGCCGGCGCTAG
- a CDS encoding phage tail sheath protein, with the protein MPADFHHGVRVIEINEGVRAIRTISTAIIGLVATASDADPAVFPLNIPTLITNVRQSIGAAGKQGTLAKALEAIADQASPLIVVIRVEEGLTPAETTSNVIGTTTAAGKMTGIKALLAAQTTLGVTPRILGAPGLDTVDVATELVSVAKQMRAMVYASCWDCATKEAAVTYRDNFGDRELMLLWPDFTTWDTATNTKATTWATARALGLRARIDEEEGWHRSLSNIAVTGVSGLTRDVFWDLQNPATDAGYLNSNEVTALINKSGYRFWGNRTCSDEPLFAFEVATRTAQVLADSVADAMLWAVDKPLTPSLVKDIVETVNAKFRELKANGYIIDGGAWYDEEVNTAATLKEGKLYIDYDYTPVPPLENLMFRQRITDRYFADFAERVNS; encoded by the coding sequence ATGCCGGCAGACTTTCACCACGGCGTGCGCGTCATCGAAATCAACGAAGGCGTGCGCGCCATCCGCACCATCAGTACCGCCATCATCGGCTTGGTCGCCACGGCAAGCGACGCCGACCCCGCCGTGTTTCCGCTCAATATCCCCACCCTCATCACCAACGTGCGCCAGTCGATTGGCGCTGCTGGCAAGCAAGGCACGCTGGCCAAGGCACTGGAGGCCATCGCCGATCAGGCATCGCCGCTGATCGTGGTCATTCGTGTCGAGGAAGGGCTCACACCGGCCGAAACCACCAGCAATGTCATCGGCACCACCACGGCCGCCGGCAAGATGACCGGCATCAAAGCGCTGCTCGCCGCGCAAACCACGCTGGGCGTCACCCCGCGTATTCTCGGCGCCCCTGGCCTGGATACGGTGGACGTCGCTACCGAGCTCGTCAGCGTGGCCAAGCAGATGCGCGCCATGGTCTACGCCAGCTGCTGGGATTGCGCCACCAAGGAAGCAGCGGTCACCTATCGCGACAACTTCGGCGATCGCGAACTCATGCTGCTGTGGCCGGACTTCACCACCTGGGATACCGCAACCAACACCAAGGCCACCACCTGGGCAACCGCCCGTGCCCTGGGCCTGCGTGCCCGTATCGACGAAGAGGAAGGCTGGCACCGTTCGCTGTCGAACATCGCGGTCACCGGCGTATCGGGGCTGACCCGTGACGTGTTCTGGGATCTGCAAAACCCGGCCACCGATGCCGGTTACCTCAACAGCAACGAGGTCACCGCGCTGATCAACAAGTCCGGCTATCGCTTCTGGGGTAACCGCACCTGCTCGGATGAACCGCTGTTTGCATTCGAGGTCGCCACCCGTACCGCCCAGGTGCTGGCCGACAGCGTTGCCGACGCCATGCTGTGGGCCGTCGACAAGCCGCTTACGCCATCACTGGTCAAGGATATCGTGGAAACCGTCAACGCCAAGTTCCGCGAGCTCAAGGCCAATGGCTACATCATCGATGGCGGCGCCTGGTACGACGAAGAGGTGAACACCGCCGCCACCCTCAAGGAAGGCAAGCTCTACATCGACTACGACTACACGCCGGTGCCGCCGCTGGAAAACCTGATGTTCCGGCAGCGCATCACCGACCGCTACTTCGCCGATTTCGCCGAGCGCGTCAACAGTTAA
- a CDS encoding phage late control D family protein, which translates to MTDSRNHRVARPLFSLALDGQDLTRRLEDRLESLTLTDNRGFEADQLDVTLLDHDGQLAIPRRGVKLSLALGWSDTGLLDKGTYIVDEVEHSGSPDRLTLRARSADLRAGLTTQREQSYHRQTVGAIVRSIAARNQLQPVLGAGLADELIEHLDQTNESDANLLTRLAQQCDAIATVKADRLLFCRAGQAQTASGQPIPGVTLTRASGDSHRFTFADRDAFSAVRAYYHDAKAAKRQSVSVNGKGVASGRGTAPSADNVRVLRHTYATKATATRAAKAEWARLQRGVAQFSLTLAHGRPDLYPETPVTVSGFKPEIDGAGWLVVRIVHTLGDGGLTSAVELELAPGK; encoded by the coding sequence ATGACGGACAGCCGCAACCACCGCGTTGCCCGCCCGCTGTTCAGCCTCGCGCTGGATGGGCAGGACCTCACCCGCCGGCTGGAAGATCGCCTCGAATCGCTCACCCTCACCGACAACCGCGGCTTTGAGGCCGATCAGCTCGACGTCACGCTGCTCGATCATGACGGCCAGCTGGCCATCCCACGCCGCGGCGTAAAACTGTCACTCGCGCTGGGCTGGTCGGATACCGGCCTCCTCGACAAGGGCACCTACATCGTCGATGAGGTCGAGCACAGTGGCAGCCCGGACCGGCTCACCCTGCGCGCCCGCAGTGCGGATCTGCGCGCCGGCCTCACCACCCAGCGCGAGCAGAGCTATCACCGCCAGACTGTGGGCGCCATCGTGCGCAGCATCGCTGCCCGCAACCAGCTGCAGCCCGTGCTCGGCGCAGGGCTGGCCGACGAGCTGATCGAGCACCTCGACCAGACCAACGAATCGGACGCCAACCTGCTCACCCGGCTGGCCCAGCAATGCGATGCCATCGCCACCGTCAAGGCGGATCGCCTGCTGTTCTGCCGGGCTGGCCAGGCACAAACCGCCAGCGGCCAGCCCATTCCTGGCGTCACCCTCACCCGCGCCAGCGGCGACAGCCACCGCTTCACCTTCGCCGATCGGGATGCCTTCTCAGCCGTGCGCGCCTACTACCACGACGCCAAGGCCGCGAAGAGGCAGAGCGTGTCGGTGAATGGCAAGGGGGTCGCCTCAGGGCGAGGCACAGCGCCCAGCGCCGACAATGTGCGCGTGCTGCGCCACACCTACGCCACCAAGGCCACCGCCACACGGGCGGCCAAAGCGGAATGGGCGCGGCTGCAGCGCGGTGTCGCCCAGTTCTCGCTCACCCTGGCCCACGGCCGGCCCGACCTCTACCCAGAAACGCCAGTCACGGTATCCGGCTTCAAACCGGAAATCGACGGCGCGGGCTGGCTGGTGGTGCGGATCGTGCACACCTTGGGCGATGGCGGCCTGACCAGCGCCGTCGAGCTGGAGCTGGCACCGGGCAAGTGA
- a CDS encoding DUF4376 domain-containing protein, with protein MEKTVYQADQNGWYCGPTVADESPLEPGVYLVPAGAFEEAPPQGMPGQRARRIDGQWVLLADPFLQADEGTDPSNSEGMRATVLAAIEVWERQERASGVEFGGRHWLTTPSALQDIRDVLQATLIPGDVWVDASREVVPMDRLTLQALWDAIVVRGGEIWQRRLQMEAEVTALSDAALATYSVGWASAPSVQEEGTPAA; from the coding sequence ATGGAAAAGACTGTGTATCAAGCAGACCAGAACGGCTGGTATTGCGGACCCACCGTTGCGGACGAAAGCCCCCTGGAACCGGGCGTTTACTTGGTCCCGGCAGGCGCCTTTGAGGAGGCGCCACCGCAGGGGATGCCCGGCCAGCGGGCACGGCGCATCGATGGGCAATGGGTGTTGCTTGCCGATCCATTTTTGCAAGCGGACGAAGGGACCGACCCCAGCAACAGCGAGGGCATGCGGGCCACCGTCCTGGCGGCGATCGAGGTATGGGAACGCCAGGAGCGCGCCAGCGGCGTCGAGTTCGGCGGCCGCCACTGGCTCACCACGCCATCAGCACTGCAAGATATCCGCGACGTGCTGCAGGCCACGCTCATTCCTGGCGACGTGTGGGTAGACGCGAGTCGCGAGGTGGTGCCGATGGACCGTCTCACGCTGCAGGCGCTGTGGGACGCCATCGTAGTCCGCGGCGGCGAAATCTGGCAGCGCCGCCTGCAGATGGAAGCCGAAGTCACCGCGCTGTCCGACGCGGCACTGGCCACCTATTCGGTCGGTTGGGCGTCTGCACCATCTGTGCAGGAAGAAGGCACACCAGCCGCCTAG
- a CDS encoding phage major tail tube protein, with the protein MALPRKLKNLMMFVDGVGYAGQVTSVTLPKLTRKTEAYSAGGMAGAVGIDHGLDDDALIVEWERAGWSREEIRSLGTPRIDGVLIRFTGSLQRDDTGEVDAVEIVMRGRHEEIDRGEAKRGEDTVTKIKTRCAYYKEIFNGTADVEIDPVNMLEIIGGVDRQAEHRRALGL; encoded by the coding sequence ATGGCACTGCCACGCAAACTCAAGAACCTGATGATGTTCGTCGACGGTGTCGGCTACGCCGGCCAGGTCACCAGCGTCACCCTGCCCAAGCTCACCCGCAAGACCGAAGCCTATTCGGCTGGCGGCATGGCCGGCGCGGTGGGCATCGATCATGGCCTCGACGACGATGCCCTGATCGTCGAGTGGGAACGCGCCGGCTGGTCGCGCGAGGAAATCCGCTCGCTCGGTACCCCCAGGATCGATGGCGTGCTGATCCGCTTTACCGGCTCGCTACAGCGCGACGACACCGGCGAAGTCGATGCCGTCGAAATCGTCATGCGCGGCCGGCACGAAGAAATCGACCGCGGCGAAGCCAAGCGCGGTGAGGATACCGTCACCAAGATCAAGACCCGGTGCGCCTACTACAAGGAGATTTTCAACGGCACCGCCGATGTCGAAATCGACCCGGTGAACATGCTGGAAATCATCGGCGGCGTCGATCGTCAAGCCGAGCACCGCCGCGCGCTGGGCCTCTGA